The Pseudomonas sp. FP2309 genome has a window encoding:
- a CDS encoding LysR family transcriptional regulator, translating into MLSRITQRQLEYFVASGEAGSISAAAERIHVSSPSISAAITHMEAELGIQLFVRHHAQGISLTAVGRLVMQEAKQILEQMSNLYTIASESLNTVRGPLRVGCLESLAPMITPELVFGFGRAFPGVRLTQAEGNHEELLEKLRSGELDIALTYDLVSSPDIDFQPLAHLPPYVMVGEYHPLASLPAVSMQDLEAYPVVLLDTPWSRDYFLSLFIQAGTTPNIIMRSTNLETVRAMVGNGIGYSFANARPKSNMSQDGKRVIRLRLAGAHRPMKLGYATASNTQLSRVVSAFAERCRLFVSDQYIPGMAPPSFFDPHAVRVLSDVS; encoded by the coding sequence ATGCTCAGTCGTATTACTCAGCGTCAACTGGAGTATTTCGTGGCGTCGGGCGAGGCGGGCAGCATCAGTGCGGCGGCCGAGCGCATCCATGTGTCGTCGCCGTCGATCTCGGCGGCGATCACCCATATGGAGGCCGAGCTGGGCATCCAGCTGTTTGTCCGCCATCACGCCCAGGGCATTTCGCTGACGGCGGTGGGACGCCTGGTGATGCAGGAAGCCAAACAGATCCTGGAGCAGATGAGCAACCTCTACACCATCGCCTCGGAATCCTTGAATACGGTGCGCGGGCCGTTGCGGGTAGGGTGTCTTGAGTCGTTGGCGCCGATGATCACCCCGGAGCTGGTGTTCGGTTTCGGCCGCGCATTTCCCGGCGTGCGCCTGACCCAGGCTGAGGGCAATCACGAAGAACTGCTGGAAAAACTGCGCAGCGGCGAGCTGGATATCGCCCTGACCTACGACCTGGTGAGCAGCCCGGACATCGACTTCCAGCCCCTGGCGCACCTGCCACCCTATGTGATGGTCGGCGAGTACCACCCGTTGGCGAGTCTGCCGGCGGTCAGCATGCAGGACCTGGAGGCGTACCCGGTGGTGCTGCTTGACACGCCCTGGAGCCGTGACTATTTCCTCAGCCTGTTTATCCAGGCAGGCACCACGCCGAACATCATCATGCGCTCCACCAACCTGGAAACCGTGCGCGCCATGGTGGGCAACGGGATCGGTTACTCGTTCGCCAATGCGCGGCCCAAATCGAACATGTCCCAGGATGGCAAACGCGTGATCCGCCTGCGCCTGGCGGGTGCGCATCGGCCGATGAAACTGGGGTACGCCACGGCCAGCAACACCCAGTTGTCCCGGGTGGTGTCAGCATTTGCCGAGCGTTGCCGCCTGTTTGTCTCCGACCAGTACATCCCCGGCATGGCGCCGCCGAGCTTTTTCGACCCGCATGCGGTGCGGGTATTGAGTGATGTGAGCTGA
- a CDS encoding RidA family protein yields MPTHTRIRMFNTKQTYPNQALDNDLCQAVRAGNTIYVRGQIGTDFAGNLVGLGDPRAQAEQAMKNVKQLLEEAGSDLSHIVKTTTYLIDPRYREPVYQEVGKWLKGVFPISTGLVISGLGQPEWLMEIDVIAVVPDDWNV; encoded by the coding sequence ATGCCGACCCACACCCGCATCCGCATGTTCAACACCAAACAAACCTACCCCAACCAGGCGCTGGACAACGACCTGTGCCAGGCCGTGCGCGCCGGCAACACCATCTACGTGCGCGGCCAGATCGGCACCGATTTCGCCGGTAATCTGGTCGGCCTCGGCGACCCGCGGGCCCAGGCCGAACAAGCGATGAAAAACGTCAAGCAACTGCTTGAGGAAGCCGGCTCCGACCTGTCGCACATCGTCAAGACCACCACCTATTTGATCGACCCGCGCTACCGCGAGCCGGTGTACCAGGAAGTCGGCAAGTGGCTCAAGGGCGTGTTTCCGATCTCCACCGGGTTGGTGATCTCAGGCCTGGGCCAGCCGGAATGGCTGATGGAAATCGACGTGATCGCCGTGGTGCCGGACGACTGGAACGTATGA
- a CDS encoding type II 3-dehydroquinate dehydratase, with translation MTHRVYFLNGPNANLYGLDKHGTYGSESFAGIEARCQRHATELGLSLDFRQSNHEGVLVDWIQEARLHGDALVINAAGLSYSSVPILDALLAFDGPIIEAHMSNLWQREGFRHHSYVSKAATGVIAGLGALGYELALTAVARLLGP, from the coding sequence ATGACCCACCGCGTGTATTTCCTCAACGGGCCCAATGCCAATCTCTACGGATTGGACAAACACGGCACCTACGGCAGCGAAAGCTTTGCCGGCATCGAAGCGCGCTGCCAACGCCACGCCACGGAACTGGGCCTGAGCCTGGACTTTCGCCAGAGCAACCACGAGGGCGTACTGGTGGACTGGATTCAAGAGGCGCGGTTGCACGGCGACGCCCTCGTGATCAACGCCGCCGGCCTCAGCTACAGCTCGGTGCCGATCCTGGATGCGCTGCTGGCGTTCGACGGCCCGATTATCGAGGCGCACATGAGCAACCTCTGGCAGCGCGAGGGTTTCCGGCATCACTCCTATGTCTCCAAGGCCGCCACCGGTGTGATCGCCGGGCTCGGGGCGCTGGGGTATGAACTGGCACTGACGGCCGTGGCCCGTCTGCTCGGACCCTGA
- a CDS encoding NAD(P)/FAD-dependent oxidoreductase: MSVETINTLVVGAGQAGVAMSEHLSQMGVPHIVLERHRIAERWRSERWDSLVANGPAWHDRFPGLTFEGISPEAFAPKERMADYFEAYVDKLNAPVRTGVEVQQVERHVGRPGFKVTTSAGVIEAANVVAATGPFQRPSIPEIVPTTAPIHQLHSCTYKNPGQLPEGAVLVVGAGASGSQIAEELQKAGKTVYLSVGEHYRPPRAYRSRDYCWWLGALGLWDEVKIQPKKKHVAFAVSGYEGGKTVDFRRLAQQGVTLVGVTKAWNEGVMTFQPGLADNIAEGDRAYFEVLRDADAYIEANGLAFPPEPSAWELLPDPECLVKPILSLDLAEAGVTTILWATGFTFDFSWLKVAAFDEKGEPFHKRGISAESGIYFLGLPNLVNRASSFIYGVWHDAKYVADHIALQNAYMAYKQ; this comes from the coding sequence ATGTCAGTAGAAACCATCAACACCCTGGTCGTCGGCGCCGGCCAGGCCGGCGTCGCCATGAGCGAACACCTGTCCCAGATGGGCGTGCCGCACATCGTGCTCGAACGCCACCGCATCGCTGAACGCTGGCGCTCGGAGCGCTGGGACTCCCTCGTCGCCAACGGCCCGGCCTGGCACGACCGCTTCCCCGGCCTGACCTTCGAAGGTATTTCCCCCGAAGCCTTTGCGCCCAAAGAGCGCATGGCTGACTACTTCGAAGCTTACGTCGACAAATTGAACGCCCCGGTACGCACGGGCGTAGAAGTCCAGCAAGTGGAACGTCACGTGGGTCGCCCCGGTTTCAAAGTCACCACCTCCGCCGGTGTGATCGAAGCCGCCAACGTCGTCGCCGCCACCGGCCCCTTCCAACGTCCGTCGATCCCCGAGATTGTCCCCACCACCGCACCGATTCACCAACTGCACTCCTGCACCTACAAAAACCCCGGCCAACTGCCCGAAGGCGCGGTATTGGTGGTGGGCGCCGGCGCGTCCGGCTCCCAAATCGCCGAAGAACTGCAAAAAGCCGGCAAAACCGTGTACCTCTCGGTGGGCGAACACTACCGCCCGCCCCGCGCTTACCGCAGCCGCGACTACTGCTGGTGGCTGGGGGCTTTGGGTTTGTGGGACGAAGTGAAGATCCAGCCGAAGAAAAAGCACGTAGCGTTCGCGGTCAGTGGCTACGAGGGCGGCAAGACCGTTGATTTTCGTCGCCTGGCCCAGCAGGGCGTCACCCTGGTGGGCGTGACCAAGGCGTGGAACGAAGGCGTGATGACTTTTCAGCCGGGGCTGGCCGACAACATCGCCGAAGGCGATCGCGCCTATTTTGAGGTACTGCGTGATGCGGACGCGTATATCGAGGCCAACGGGTTGGCGTTTCCACCGGAACCGTCCGCGTGGGAATTATTGCCAGACCCCGAGTGTTTGGTTAAGCCGATCCTGAGCCTGGATCTGGCTGAGGCCGGGGTCACCACCATCCTCTGGGCCACCGGTTTCACGTTCGATTTCAGCTGGCTGAAAGTGGCTGCGTTTGATGAAAAAGGCGAGCCGTTCCACAAACGCGGAATTTCGGCAGAGAGTGGCATCTACTTTTTGGGGCTGCCGAACCTAGTGAACCGTGCGTCGTCGTTTATCTACGGGGTATGGCATGACGCGAAATATGTGGCCGACCACATTGCCCTGCAGAACGCCTACATGGCCTACAAGCAGTAA
- a CDS encoding mechanosensitive ion channel family protein, translated as MTEDFAGFFTTYTLLGISLANWALALCAAALSYLLARTAIGFVFRKVQARASAGNRHLSFMASEVLSATSTTLLLLASILVGIGLLDLPERWLGRVSSLWFVVAALQIGLWANRALALGLHRYFSRHSTNGAFQTSALATLSLWGVKVLLWTVILLAMLSNLGVNITAFVASLGVGGIAVALAVQNILGDVFASLSIAVDKPFEVGDFIVVGALAGTVEHVGLKTTRIRSLGGEQIVMANADMIGSTIQNYKRLQERRIVFEFRLTYECSPDQIRQVTQQVEAIIRNEELARFDRCHFRSFGESALEFETVYIVLDASYNVYMDVQQRINLQIMEAVADLDASFAFPSRTVHVASLPDAAPVPSRLQHSTRAEHA; from the coding sequence ATGACTGAGGATTTCGCAGGATTTTTCACCACGTACACACTGTTAGGCATTTCACTGGCGAACTGGGCCCTGGCCTTGTGCGCCGCCGCACTGAGCTACCTGTTGGCCCGGACCGCGATCGGCTTTGTGTTCCGCAAGGTCCAGGCCAGGGCGTCCGCCGGCAATCGGCATTTGAGTTTCATGGCCAGCGAAGTGTTGTCGGCCACCAGCACCACCTTGCTGTTGTTGGCCTCGATCCTGGTGGGTATCGGCTTGCTGGACTTGCCGGAGCGCTGGCTCGGTCGGGTCAGCAGCCTGTGGTTTGTAGTGGCGGCGTTGCAGATCGGGCTCTGGGCCAACCGCGCCCTGGCGCTGGGGCTGCACCGTTATTTCTCTCGGCACAGCACCAACGGTGCGTTTCAAACCAGTGCCCTGGCCACCTTGAGTCTGTGGGGCGTCAAGGTGCTGTTGTGGACGGTGATCCTGCTCGCCATGTTGTCGAACCTGGGCGTCAACATCACCGCGTTCGTCGCCAGCCTTGGGGTGGGCGGTATCGCCGTAGCGCTGGCGGTGCAGAACATCCTGGGCGATGTGTTCGCCTCGCTGTCGATTGCCGTCGACAAGCCCTTTGAAGTGGGCGATTTCATTGTGGTAGGTGCGCTCGCCGGGACGGTCGAACACGTGGGGCTCAAGACCACGCGCATCCGCAGCCTGGGTGGCGAACAGATCGTGATGGCGAACGCCGACATGATCGGCAGCACCATTCAAAACTACAAGCGCCTGCAGGAGCGCCGGATTGTGTTCGAGTTTCGCCTGACCTATGAATGCTCGCCCGACCAGATCCGGCAGGTTACGCAGCAGGTGGAAGCCATCATCCGTAATGAAGAACTGGCCCGGTTTGACCGGTGTCACTTCAGGAGCTTTGGTGAAAGTGCGCTGGAGTTCGAAACGGTCTATATCGTCCTGGACGCGAGCTACAACGTGTACATGGATGTTCAGCAGCGGATCAACTTGCAGATCATGGAAGCGGTGGCAGATCTTGACGCTTCGTTTGCCTTCCCCTCGCGCACCGTGCATGTGGCGTCATTGCCTGATGCTGCACCCGTGCCTTCGCGCTTACAGCATTCAACGCGCGCCGAACATGCCTGA
- a CDS encoding septation protein IspZ produces MIKQRISLGFSVLWRTYLLYFTYTFVLSLVLGFAFIDLIAAHRGLLLYVPAFGLVSFALLLTLLETGCHINLLRFMFGRRLNRPPAAWRSDVLKLSLLLTLLGTLNALISWLAPVDVWLPYKAYGGSLLFFVGVFAVGWTQATPSDTAISISPD; encoded by the coding sequence ATGATCAAGCAACGAATTTCCCTGGGGTTCAGCGTTCTCTGGCGCACCTACCTGTTGTATTTCACCTACACCTTTGTGCTGAGCCTGGTACTTGGGTTTGCATTCATTGATCTGATAGCCGCCCACAGAGGCCTGTTGCTGTATGTACCGGCCTTTGGACTCGTGTCTTTTGCGCTGCTGCTCACGCTTCTGGAGACAGGGTGTCACATCAATTTGCTGCGTTTTATGTTCGGCCGCCGGTTAAACCGCCCGCCCGCAGCATGGCGAAGCGACGTGCTTAAACTGTCATTGCTGCTCACGCTGCTGGGCACCTTGAACGCCTTAATTTCCTGGTTAGCACCGGTTGACGTATGGCTGCCCTACAAAGCCTACGGGGGCTCGCTGCTGTTTTTTGTGGGGGTGTTCGCGGTCGGCTGGACTCAGGCCACGCCGAGCGACACAGCAATAAGCATTTCGCCTGATTGA
- the msrA gene encoding peptide-methionine (S)-S-oxide reductase MsrA, whose protein sequence is MTNSTETAILAGGCFWGMQDLLRRYPGVLHTRVGYTGGDVANATYRNHGNHAEAIEIVFDPAVISYRQILEFFFQIHDPSTPDRQGNDLGPSYRSAIYYLSEQQRDIAEDTAADVDASQLWPGPVVTQIEPAGAFWEAEPEHQDYLERIPNGYTCHFIRPNWKLPKRA, encoded by the coding sequence ATGACCAACTCAACCGAAACCGCCATCCTCGCCGGCGGCTGCTTCTGGGGCATGCAAGACCTGTTGCGACGCTACCCCGGCGTGCTGCACACGCGCGTCGGCTACACCGGTGGCGACGTAGCGAACGCCACCTACCGCAACCATGGCAACCATGCTGAAGCAATCGAGATCGTGTTTGACCCGGCGGTGATCAGCTATCGGCAGATTCTTGAGTTCTTTTTCCAGATCCATGACCCGAGCACGCCTGACCGGCAGGGCAATGATCTTGGGCCGAGCTACCGGTCGGCGATTTACTACCTGAGCGAACAGCAACGCGACATTGCCGAAGACACCGCGGCTGACGTCGATGCCTCCCAGTTGTGGCCGGGGCCTGTGGTCACGCAGATCGAGCCTGCCGGCGCGTTCTGGGAAGCCGAGCCGGAGCATCAGGATTACCTGGAGCGCATACCCAACGGCTACACCTGCCACTTCATACGGCCAAACTGGAAGCTGCCCAAGCGGGCTTGA
- the fos gene encoding fosfomycin resistance glutathione transferase, giving the protein MLTGLNHLTLAVANLPRSIEFYAALPGFRLAARWDAGAYLCLRDLWLCLSLDERRSTEKQPDYTHYAFSVSQDDFEHVTALLRLRKVIEWKSNTSEGHSFYFLDPDGHRLEVHVGSLASRLEQCRRQPYAGMQFFD; this is encoded by the coding sequence ATGTTGACTGGCTTGAATCATCTGACGCTGGCGGTTGCGAACCTCCCCCGCAGCATTGAGTTTTATGCGGCCCTGCCCGGCTTCAGATTGGCTGCACGCTGGGACGCCGGGGCTTATCTTTGCCTCAGAGATCTGTGGCTGTGCCTGTCTCTGGACGAACGCCGATCGACGGAAAAACAGCCCGATTACACGCACTATGCGTTTTCGGTGAGCCAGGACGACTTTGAACACGTCACCGCCTTGTTGCGCCTGCGTAAGGTTATTGAGTGGAAATCCAATACGAGCGAAGGTCACTCGTTTTACTTTTTGGACCCCGATGGGCACCGCCTGGAAGTGCACGTAGGCAGCTTGGCTTCACGCCTTGAGCAATGCCGGCGCCAGCCGTATGCCGGTATGCAGTTCTTTGACTGA
- the pstS gene encoding phosphate ABC transporter substrate-binding protein PstS: MKRFMKSAALVATLSLCATSVSFAAENVRLTGSGASFPAPIYLTWFKDFSKKSDTVTVDYQSKGSGAGVQDFLNKTVDFAASDSAMKDEDIAKVAEGVQLLPMTAGEIVLAYNLPGNPKGLKLPRDVYSNIFLGKITRWNDPQIAAANPGLKLTDTPITVVVRADSSGTTAVFTKHLAAINADFKQALGEGNTVNWPASDKFIKSPKNDGVTATVRQTPGAIGYIEYGFAKLAKVDFAQLQNKAGQYVVPNAESGAEALAAVKMPENLVAWLPDPEGAKSYPITSYTWMIFRKDNGNPAKAKAMREMVEYSLTEGQKIADSMGYIPLPQSVVEQVRKASANIQ, translated from the coding sequence ATGAAACGTTTTATGAAGTCTGCCGCGCTCGTCGCTACGCTTTCTCTTTGCGCCACCTCCGTGTCCTTCGCTGCGGAGAATGTCCGTCTGACGGGGTCTGGGGCGAGTTTTCCAGCACCGATCTACCTGACCTGGTTCAAGGACTTCAGCAAGAAATCCGACACTGTCACCGTGGATTACCAATCCAAGGGCAGCGGCGCGGGCGTACAGGACTTCCTGAACAAGACCGTAGACTTCGCGGCCAGTGACTCGGCCATGAAAGATGAAGACATCGCCAAGGTCGCCGAAGGCGTGCAGTTGTTGCCGATGACCGCCGGTGAAATCGTGCTGGCCTACAACCTGCCGGGCAATCCCAAGGGCCTCAAGCTGCCACGCGATGTGTACTCGAACATCTTCCTGGGCAAGATCACGCGCTGGAACGATCCGCAGATCGCTGCCGCCAACCCTGGCCTGAAACTGACCGATACGCCGATCACTGTGGTTGTACGTGCGGACTCCAGCGGTACGACCGCGGTATTCACCAAGCACCTGGCAGCTATTAACGCAGACTTCAAACAGGCGCTGGGCGAAGGCAACACCGTCAACTGGCCGGCCAGTGACAAGTTCATCAAGTCGCCGAAAAATGACGGTGTGACGGCTACCGTGCGCCAGACCCCAGGCGCAATTGGCTACATCGAATATGGCTTCGCCAAGCTCGCCAAGGTCGACTTTGCTCAGTTGCAGAACAAGGCCGGCCAGTACGTCGTGCCGAACGCTGAAAGCGGTGCCGAGGCCCTGGCGGCGGTGAAAATGCCGGAGAACCTGGTGGCCTGGCTGCCGGATCCGGAAGGCGCCAAGTCCTACCCGATCACGTCCTATACCTGGATGATCTTCCGCAAGGACAACGGCAACCCGGCCAAGGCCAAGGCGATGCGGGAAATGGTGGAATACAGCCTGACCGAAGGGCAGAAGATTGCCGATTCGATGGGTTACATCCCATTGCCGCAATCGGTCGTCGAGCAGGTTCGCAAGGCATCCGCCAACATTCAGTAA
- the pstC gene encoding phosphate ABC transporter permease subunit PstC, whose protein sequence is MNKPFVVPVNPDSACQPPSTKDFLVDRTFRALARIGVVLILALVFALVFEVGRKAIPGMEKHGFDVLLGSVWDVNQGKYGILPAIWGTLYSAFIALLIAGFFGVSMAIFLTQDFLPPKLAAVFRTIVELLAAIPSVVYGLWGIYVVIPAIRPLTTWLNSELGWVPFFGTSLSGPGLLPAALVLAIMILPTIAAVSQDALTGVPMKTKQAAYGMGTTHWEAILKVMVPSAATGIFGSLVLGLGRALGETMALAMLVGNANNISLSLFAPANTLAALLALNFPEAGPNEIEVLMYAALVLMLITLIVNIIGSMIMMYAQRGNK, encoded by the coding sequence ATGAACAAACCTTTTGTCGTACCGGTCAATCCGGACTCAGCCTGTCAGCCACCCTCGACGAAGGATTTCCTGGTTGATCGCACTTTTCGTGCGCTTGCGCGCATCGGCGTGGTGCTGATTCTGGCGCTGGTGTTTGCGCTGGTGTTCGAGGTGGGACGCAAGGCAATTCCCGGCATGGAGAAACACGGTTTCGACGTGCTCCTGGGCAGCGTCTGGGACGTCAACCAGGGCAAATACGGGATTCTGCCGGCTATCTGGGGCACGCTCTACAGCGCCTTTATTGCGTTGCTGATCGCCGGTTTTTTCGGCGTCAGCATGGCGATTTTCCTGACCCAGGATTTCCTGCCGCCCAAGCTCGCCGCCGTTTTCCGTACCATCGTCGAACTGCTCGCGGCCATTCCCAGCGTGGTCTATGGCTTGTGGGGGATCTACGTGGTGATCCCGGCGATTCGGCCGCTGACTACCTGGTTGAACAGCGAACTCGGCTGGGTCCCCTTTTTCGGCACGTCCCTGAGCGGGCCCGGGCTGCTACCCGCCGCGCTGGTGCTTGCGATCATGATTCTCCCAACCATCGCCGCCGTGTCGCAGGATGCGCTCACCGGCGTACCGATGAAAACCAAGCAGGCTGCCTACGGCATGGGGACGACGCACTGGGAAGCGATTCTCAAAGTGATGGTGCCCTCTGCCGCCACCGGCATCTTCGGCTCTCTGGTGCTGGGCCTTGGGCGCGCACTGGGTGAAACGATGGCGCTGGCCATGCTGGTCGGCAATGCCAACAACATTTCCCTCTCGCTGTTTGCTCCGGCCAACACCCTCGCCGCCCTGCTGGCGTTGAACTTCCCCGAAGCCGGGCCGAACGAGATCGAAGTGTTGATGTATGCCGCCCTGGTGCTGATGTTGATTACGCTGATCGTGAACATTATTGGCTCGATGATCATGATGTATGCGCAACGGGGTAATAAGTGA
- the pstA gene encoding phosphate ABC transporter permease PstA has protein sequence MTDLTAATDLTAPAGALPSLQRKFEGRALRSLILTTLVWAGALLASVPLISVLYMLITRGGARLNLEVFTELPPTGFEMGGGFGNAMAGTFVMVGIAAAIAVPVGIMAAVFLAELGPDSKLGNSARFAAKMLTGLPSILAGVFAYALVVMTTGTYSAPAGGVALAVLMLPIIVLTAEESMRMVPKIMKDAAYGMGCTRSQVIWKIVLPTGMPAILTGVMLAVARAAGETAPLLFTALFSNYWIYHQGNLEVMNPTASLAVLIYNFSGMPFDNQLELAWAASLVLVMIVLFVNIISRIFGKPKY, from the coding sequence ATGACCGACCTGACCGCCGCAACAGACCTGACCGCGCCAGCGGGCGCGCTGCCCAGCTTGCAGCGCAAGTTCGAAGGCCGCGCGCTGCGCAGCCTGATCCTGACCACCCTGGTGTGGGCGGGCGCACTGCTGGCCAGTGTGCCGCTGATTTCTGTGCTCTACATGCTCATCACCCGCGGTGGCGCGCGACTGAACCTGGAAGTGTTTACCGAGCTGCCGCCGACCGGCTTCGAGATGGGTGGCGGCTTCGGTAATGCCATGGCGGGTACCTTCGTGATGGTCGGCATCGCGGCCGCCATCGCGGTGCCGGTCGGCATCATGGCCGCAGTCTTCCTGGCTGAGCTTGGACCGGACAGCAAATTGGGGAATTCCGCACGGTTTGCCGCCAAGATGCTCACCGGTCTGCCGTCGATTCTGGCCGGCGTGTTCGCCTACGCCCTGGTGGTGATGACCACGGGCACCTACTCGGCGCCGGCGGGCGGTGTGGCGCTGGCTGTGCTGATGCTGCCGATCATCGTGCTGACGGCGGAAGAGTCGATGCGCATGGTGCCCAAGATCATGAAGGATGCCGCCTATGGCATGGGCTGCACCCGCTCGCAGGTGATCTGGAAAATCGTCTTGCCAACCGGCATGCCGGCCATCCTCACCGGCGTCATGCTGGCCGTGGCGCGTGCCGCTGGCGAGACCGCGCCGCTGCTGTTTACCGCACTGTTCAGCAACTACTGGATTTACCACCAGGGCAACCTCGAAGTCATGAACCCCACTGCCTCGCTGGCGGTGCTGATCTACAACTTCTCCGGGATGCCTTTTGATAACCAGCTTGAGCTCGCATGGGCGGCCTCACTGGTGCTGGTGATGATCGTGCTGTTCGTGAACATCATCAGCCGTATTTTCGGCAAGCCCAAGTACTAA
- the pstB gene encoding phosphate ABC transporter ATP-binding protein PstB — MDCKLDKIFYGNFMAVRDSHVPIEKNKITGFIGPSGCGKSTVLRSLNRMNDLVKGFRFEGHVHFLGQDVYGKGVDPVVVRRYIGMVFQQPNPFSMSIFDNVAFGLRLNRYKGDIGDRVKHALQGAALWDEVKDKLKVSGLSLSGGQQQRLCIARAIATEPEVLLLDEPCSALDPIATRRVEELMVELKKDYTIALVTHNMQQAIRVADTTAFFSVDISQGTRTGYLVEMGPTAQIFDNPREQMTSDYISGKFS; from the coding sequence ATGGACTGCAAACTGGACAAGATTTTCTACGGCAACTTCATGGCGGTCCGGGACAGCCATGTGCCGATCGAAAAAAATAAGATCACCGGGTTCATCGGGCCTTCCGGCTGTGGCAAAAGCACCGTGTTGCGCAGCCTCAACCGCATGAACGACTTGGTGAAGGGGTTTCGTTTCGAGGGCCACGTGCATTTCCTTGGACAGGACGTCTACGGCAAAGGCGTTGATCCGGTGGTCGTGCGCCGTTACATCGGCATGGTATTCCAGCAACCGAACCCGTTTTCGATGAGCATTTTCGATAACGTCGCGTTTGGCCTGCGCCTCAACCGTTACAAGGGCGACATCGGTGACCGGGTCAAGCATGCCCTGCAAGGCGCCGCGCTGTGGGACGAAGTCAAGGACAAGCTCAAGGTCAGTGGCCTGTCGCTCTCCGGCGGCCAGCAACAGCGCCTGTGCATCGCCCGCGCCATCGCCACCGAGCCGGAAGTCCTGCTGCTGGATGAACCCTGTTCGGCGCTCGACCCGATCGCTACCCGGCGGGTCGAGGAACTGATGGTTGAGTTGAAGAAGGACTACACCATCGCCCTGGTCACCCACAACATGCAGCAGGCTATTCGGGTCGCTGACACCACGGCGTTTTTCTCTGTGGATATTTCCCAGGGTACGCGTACCGGTTATCTGGTCGAGATGGGCCCGACGGCGCAGATTTTCGACAACCCGCGTGAACAGATGACCAGCGATTACATCAGCGGCAAATTCAGCTAA